In the Nilaparvata lugens isolate BPH chromosome 9, ASM1435652v1, whole genome shotgun sequence genome, one interval contains:
- the LOC111054398 gene encoding uncharacterized protein LOC111054398, which translates to MGLIVRYHQYINRCYEKFVKCTQYTIMVMSFIILMDSCFNIFFIMKVRNPKVIMTHVSTFIFNNIFILLSYYSGQQISNQNEIFRRYLAELPWINKPKWFKQSMIIIMSRANVDTQIKPYGIFYLNLTSYKDLLKAAFSFANILYTYKMARGEQ; encoded by the exons ATGGGACTCATTGTGCGATATCACCAGTACATAAACAG ATGTTATGAAAAATTCGTCAAATGTACACAATATACGATAATGGTAATGAGTTTCATTATATTGATGGACTCCTGCTTTAATATCTTCTTCATAATGAAG GTGAGAAATCCAAAAGTCATCATGACTCATGTATCAACATTCATCTTCAACAACATATTTATCCTTCTTAGCTATTATAGTGGTCAGCAAATTAGCAACCAG AATGAAATATTTCGAAGATATCTGGCAGAGCTTCCATGGATCAACAAGCCAAAGTGGTTCAAGCAGagcatgataattattatgagccGAGCTAATGTTGATACTCAGATCAAACCATATGGAATCTTCTACCTAAACCTCACATCATACAAAGAT TTGTTGAAAGCTGCTTTCTCGTTTGCGAACATTCTCTacacttacaaaatggcacgaGGAGAACAATAA